A part of Microbacterium terregens genomic DNA contains:
- a CDS encoding IclR family transcriptional regulator domain-containing protein — MSTPDSGDFVQSLARGLSVIRAFDADHAELTLSEVARRAGITRAAARRFLLTLEALGYVRGSNGATPTRAFSLTPRVLELGFSYLSSLSLPEIVQPHLESLSREVGESVSAAVLGGADIVYVARVPTRRIMSVRITIGTRFPAYATSMGRVLLAGLPDAAADAAVAASDLASLTDRTVTDARALRGELDRVRAQGWSMIDGELEPGLRSIAAPLHARDGGVVAALNVSTSATRDSVEHLLEAYLPPLLRTAAAIDAELRLV; from the coding sequence ATGAGCACCCCCGACTCCGGCGACTTCGTGCAATCCCTGGCCCGCGGGCTGTCCGTGATCCGCGCGTTCGACGCAGACCACGCCGAGCTGACGCTGAGCGAGGTCGCCCGGCGGGCCGGGATCACCCGCGCCGCCGCGCGCCGGTTCCTGCTGACGCTCGAGGCGCTCGGGTACGTCCGGGGGTCGAACGGCGCGACGCCCACGCGCGCGTTCTCGCTGACCCCCCGGGTGCTCGAGCTCGGCTTCAGCTACCTGTCCTCGCTGTCCCTGCCCGAGATCGTCCAGCCGCACCTCGAGTCGTTGTCCCGCGAGGTGGGAGAGAGCGTGTCCGCCGCCGTGCTCGGCGGCGCCGACATCGTCTACGTCGCGCGCGTTCCCACCCGGCGCATCATGAGCGTGCGCATCACGATCGGCACGCGTTTCCCCGCCTACGCGACCAGCATGGGCCGCGTGCTTCTGGCGGGGCTGCCGGATGCCGCCGCCGACGCCGCGGTCGCGGCATCCGATCTCGCATCCCTCACCGACCGCACCGTGACCGACGCGCGCGCGCTGCGGGGCGAACTCGACCGGGTGCGCGCGCAGGGCTGGTCGATGATCGACGGCGAGCTGGAGCCGGGGCTGCGGTCGATCGCCGCGCCGCTGCACGCCCGGGACGGCGGTGTCGTCGCCGCACTCAACGTCTCGACGAGTGCCACTCGCGACTCGGTGGAGCACCTGCTCGAGGCGTACCTGCCCCCCCTGCTGCGGACCGCGGCGGCCATCGACGCGGAGCTTCGGCTGGTCTGA
- a CDS encoding thiolase family protein, whose amino-acid sequence MTASYVYDAVRTPFGRAGGALAGVRPDDLAAVVMRSIVERTGLDPARIEDVIFGDANQAGEDNRNVARFGALLAGFPSSVTGVTVNRLCASSVEAVIQGSRAIESGDADIILAGGVESMSRAPFVVEKSAKPWPAVGNQTMWNTSIGWRMTNPALRKDWTISNGESAEKVARQVGLTREAQDEFAARSHRLAAAAWAAGIYDGEIVQVPGAELARDEGIRDDSTVEKLAGLKPLFAQDGSGTVTAGNSSPINDGASAVLLAGEGVLPGEPLARIAGRAAHGVDPDQFPLAPIEAANKALARAGKTWADVDFVELNEAFASQALADIQGWPDLDPERVNIHGGALAIGHPLGASGGRIIGHAAHELARRGGGVAVAAICIGVGQGLAVVLER is encoded by the coding sequence ATGACCGCCAGCTATGTGTACGACGCCGTCCGCACGCCTTTCGGACGCGCGGGAGGCGCGCTCGCGGGTGTCCGACCCGATGACCTCGCCGCCGTCGTGATGCGCTCGATCGTCGAGCGTACGGGCCTGGACCCGGCGCGGATCGAGGATGTCATCTTCGGGGACGCCAACCAGGCGGGTGAGGACAACCGCAACGTCGCGCGCTTCGGAGCACTGCTTGCCGGGTTCCCCTCCAGCGTGACGGGCGTCACCGTCAACCGGCTCTGCGCCTCGTCGGTCGAGGCGGTCATCCAAGGCTCGCGGGCGATCGAGTCCGGCGACGCGGACATCATCCTCGCCGGCGGCGTGGAGTCGATGAGCCGGGCTCCCTTCGTGGTGGAGAAGTCCGCCAAGCCGTGGCCGGCCGTGGGCAACCAGACGATGTGGAACACGTCGATCGGCTGGCGGATGACCAACCCCGCGCTGCGCAAGGACTGGACGATCAGCAACGGCGAGTCCGCCGAGAAGGTCGCCCGCCAGGTCGGACTCACGCGCGAAGCGCAGGACGAGTTCGCGGCGCGTTCGCACCGCCTCGCCGCCGCCGCATGGGCGGCCGGCATCTACGACGGAGAGATCGTGCAGGTGCCCGGCGCCGAGCTGGCGCGGGATGAGGGCATCCGCGACGACTCCACCGTCGAGAAGCTCGCGGGGCTGAAGCCGCTGTTCGCCCAGGACGGCAGCGGCACCGTCACCGCGGGCAACTCCTCACCCATCAACGATGGCGCCTCCGCGGTGCTGCTCGCCGGCGAAGGCGTGCTGCCCGGCGAACCTCTGGCGCGGATCGCCGGACGCGCGGCCCACGGCGTGGACCCCGACCAGTTTCCGCTCGCGCCGATCGAGGCCGCCAACAAGGCACTCGCTCGCGCCGGCAAGACATGGGCAGACGTCGACTTCGTCGAGCTGAACGAGGCGTTCGCCTCGCAGGCGCTCGCAGACATCCAGGGCTGGCCGGACCTCGACCCCGAAAGGGTCAACATCCACGGCGGCGCTCTCGCGATCGGGCACCCCCTGGGCGCCTCGGGCGGTCGCATCATCGGGCATGCCGCGCACGAGCTCGCCCGCCGCGGCGGGGGAGTCGCGGTCGCCGCGATCTGCATCGGGGTCGGCCAGGGCCTCGCGGTCGTCCTCGAGCGCTGA
- a CDS encoding 3-oxoacid CoA-transferase subunit B, with translation MNTRISRDELAQRIAADIHEGSYVNLGIGAPTLVANFLPQDQEIILHTENGLLGMGPAPDAAHVDPDLINAGKQAVTALPGAAYFHHADSFAMMRGGHLDVCVLGAFQVSQTGDLANWSTGAPGAIPAVGGAMDLAIGAKAVYVMTDLLTKTGESKLVAACTYPLTGVGCVTRVYTDHAIFDVTADGFAVREAFGENTVASLAELTGLTLTDAAAEASQKEN, from the coding sequence GTGAACACCCGGATCAGCCGCGACGAGCTCGCGCAGCGCATCGCCGCCGACATCCACGAAGGCTCGTACGTGAACCTCGGCATCGGGGCGCCCACCCTCGTCGCGAACTTCCTGCCCCAGGACCAGGAGATCATCCTGCACACCGAGAACGGGCTGCTGGGCATGGGTCCGGCTCCGGATGCCGCGCACGTCGACCCCGACCTGATCAACGCCGGCAAGCAGGCTGTCACCGCCCTGCCGGGAGCCGCCTACTTCCACCACGCCGACTCGTTCGCGATGATGCGCGGCGGTCACCTCGATGTCTGCGTCCTCGGTGCGTTCCAGGTGAGCCAGACCGGCGATCTGGCCAACTGGTCCACCGGCGCGCCCGGCGCGATCCCCGCGGTCGGCGGCGCGATGGACCTCGCGATCGGCGCGAAGGCCGTCTACGTGATGACCGACCTGCTGACCAAGACCGGCGAGTCCAAACTCGTCGCGGCGTGCACGTACCCGCTCACCGGCGTCGGCTGCGTGACCCGCGTCTACACCGACCACGCCATCTTCGACGTGACCGCCGACGGGTTCGCCGTGCGCGAGGCGTTCGGCGAGAACACGGTCGCCTCACTGGCCGAGCTCACCGGCTTGACGCTGACGGATGCCGCGGCCGAAGCATCCCAGAAGGAGAACTGA
- a CDS encoding 3-oxoacid CoA-transferase subunit A, with the protein MIDKTVPDAETAVSGIPDGATIMIGGFGRAGQPVELIDALIASGAGDLTIVNNNAGNGDTGLAALLKAKRVRRIICSFPRQHDSWVFDGLYRAGEIELDIVPQGNLAERIRAAGAGIGAFFSPTGVGTELAEGKEARIIDGRAHVLEYPIRADFALVSALKADRWGNLVYRKTARNFGPIMASAATTTIVQVDEVVPLGSLDPEAVVTPGIYVDRVVAVGQRLWLDDGAFVGGVDLEGAPVGEANANATNGADQ; encoded by the coding sequence GTGATCGACAAGACGGTTCCGGATGCCGAGACGGCAGTCTCCGGCATCCCCGACGGAGCGACCATCATGATCGGCGGCTTCGGCCGGGCCGGACAGCCGGTCGAGCTCATCGACGCGCTGATCGCGTCCGGGGCGGGTGACCTCACCATCGTGAACAACAACGCGGGCAACGGCGACACCGGCCTGGCGGCACTGCTGAAGGCCAAGCGCGTCCGCAGGATCATCTGCTCCTTCCCGCGGCAGCACGACTCCTGGGTGTTCGACGGGCTGTACCGCGCGGGAGAGATCGAACTCGACATCGTCCCGCAGGGGAACCTCGCCGAGCGGATCCGCGCCGCAGGTGCCGGAATCGGCGCTTTCTTCTCGCCGACCGGTGTCGGCACCGAGCTCGCCGAGGGCAAGGAGGCCCGGATCATCGACGGACGCGCCCACGTGCTCGAGTACCCGATCCGCGCGGACTTCGCCCTCGTCAGCGCCCTGAAGGCGGACCGTTGGGGCAACCTCGTCTACCGCAAGACGGCACGCAACTTCGGCCCGATCATGGCGTCGGCTGCGACCACGACGATCGTCCAGGTCGACGAGGTCGTCCCGCTCGGATCACTCGACCCCGAGGCGGTGGTGACCCCCGGCATCTACGTCGACCGCGTGGTCGCGGTCGGGCAGCGGCTCTGGCTCGACGACGGCGCCTTCGTCGGCGGCGTCGACCTGGAGGGTGCGCCCGTGGGCGAAGCGAACGCGAACGCGACGAACGGAGCAGACCAGTGA
- a CDS encoding acyl-CoA thioesterase, with the protein MPTSDSALPVTAAAARDDRVTLRFMSEPGDTAAGGRSVAAGSVMEWIDKAGYACAVGWAGTYCVTAYVGNVHHRRPILPGSIIEVVARLVHTGRTSMHVVVTVSSSDVNVHDYTPATTCILVFVAKGADGRPAAVPEWVPTSPSDRTLAAAALERIPARSQIKRLMLDEEYTEAGRAPRTTLRFLVPPGAVNWGGNAHGGTVMRWIDEASYACAASWAQDGDGASEAVAVYSGGIHFFAPVRIGDLVVVDARLMYTGEHSMHISIRVSSADPRRPDELSLTTQCMSVFVVPGRSDGALPIPQWKPSTDEDIRIAQHAQEIIRLREDIVPIPASLTLEP; encoded by the coding sequence GTGCCCACCTCGGACTCCGCGCTCCCCGTCACCGCCGCCGCCGCCCGCGACGACCGCGTCACGCTGCGGTTCATGAGCGAGCCCGGTGACACGGCGGCGGGAGGCCGCTCGGTCGCCGCCGGCAGCGTCATGGAGTGGATCGACAAGGCCGGGTACGCGTGCGCGGTCGGCTGGGCCGGGACGTACTGCGTCACCGCGTACGTCGGCAACGTGCACCACCGGCGTCCGATTCTGCCGGGGAGCATCATCGAAGTCGTCGCGCGTCTCGTTCACACGGGCCGCACCAGCATGCACGTCGTGGTCACGGTGTCCTCGAGCGACGTCAACGTCCACGACTACACGCCCGCGACGACGTGCATCCTCGTCTTCGTCGCCAAGGGCGCGGACGGCCGTCCGGCGGCCGTGCCCGAGTGGGTCCCGACCTCGCCCTCGGACCGCACGCTCGCTGCCGCCGCGCTCGAGCGCATACCCGCCCGCAGCCAGATCAAGCGACTCATGCTCGACGAGGAATACACCGAGGCCGGTCGTGCTCCGCGAACCACCCTGCGCTTCCTGGTCCCGCCCGGCGCCGTCAACTGGGGCGGCAACGCGCACGGCGGCACGGTCATGCGCTGGATCGACGAGGCCTCCTACGCCTGCGCCGCGTCCTGGGCGCAGGACGGCGACGGCGCCAGCGAGGCGGTCGCAGTGTATTCGGGTGGCATCCACTTCTTCGCGCCCGTCCGCATCGGCGACCTCGTCGTCGTGGACGCGCGCCTCATGTATACCGGCGAGCACAGCATGCACATCAGCATCCGGGTCTCCAGCGCGGACCCTCGTCGGCCGGACGAGCTGTCCCTGACCACGCAGTGCATGAGCGTGTTCGTCGTGCCCGGGCGCTCGGACGGAGCCCTTCCCATCCCGCAGTGGAAGCCGTCGACCGACGAAGACATCCGCATCGCCCAGCACGCGCAGGAGATCATCCGACTGCGCGAGGACATCGTGCCGATCCCGGCCTCACTCACCCTCGAGCCATAG
- a CDS encoding IclR family transcriptional regulator produces the protein MANSPSGDSLTERIVRILETFSAERTVQTAAEIGRRAALPSSTAHRQVDALVDAGLLERDDDSRVRLGMRLWELALRGSDALRLRQAAMPFMERVQAAIREHTQLAVLEQDEALFLERLSSPDSGANITRIAGRLPLHASSSGLVLLAFGSRDLEERVLAGTLTRRAPETITDAAALRRTLADVRRQGYVIAPGSIEAVSTGVAVPVRDASGAVVAALSVVLPRGTPTAAALEELRAAAAGIRRALAADRR, from the coding sequence ATGGCCAACTCGCCGTCGGGCGACTCGCTCACCGAGCGGATCGTCCGGATCCTCGAGACGTTCTCGGCCGAGCGCACCGTCCAGACGGCCGCCGAGATCGGCCGCCGAGCGGCGCTGCCTTCGTCGACAGCGCATCGGCAGGTCGACGCGCTGGTGGACGCCGGCCTGCTCGAGCGCGACGACGACTCCCGCGTGCGCCTCGGCATGCGTCTGTGGGAGCTGGCCCTGCGCGGCTCGGATGCCCTGCGCCTGCGCCAGGCGGCGATGCCGTTCATGGAGCGCGTGCAGGCGGCGATCCGCGAGCACACGCAGCTGGCGGTGCTCGAGCAGGACGAGGCGCTCTTCCTCGAGCGGCTCTCGTCCCCGGACTCCGGCGCCAACATCACCCGCATCGCCGGACGCCTTCCGCTGCACGCCTCGTCGTCCGGACTCGTCCTCCTTGCGTTCGGGTCGCGGGATCTTGAGGAGCGGGTGCTCGCCGGCACGCTCACGCGGCGTGCGCCGGAGACGATCACGGATGCCGCGGCCCTGCGCCGCACGCTCGCCGATGTGCGCCGGCAGGGGTACGTGATTGCGCCCGGGTCGATCGAGGCCGTCTCGACCGGCGTCGCCGTCCCGGTGCGGGACGCGTCCGGCGCGGTTGTCGCGGCGTTGTCGGTGGTGCTCCCCCGTGGCACCCCGACCGCTGCCGCGCTCGAGGAGCTGCGGGCCGCAGCCGCCGGGATCCGCCGGGCCCTCGCCGCCGACCGCCGCTGA
- a CDS encoding 4-hydroxybenzoate 3-monooxygenase — protein sequence MTDSVRTRVAIIGAGPAGLLLSHLLANAGIDSIVLDSRSREEIETTIRAGILEQGTVEILDESGASDRVRTAGHRHDGIELRFAGEGHRIDFAALVGRGVWLYPQHEVLKDLIATRLAAGQDLRFGVTADHVEGVETDRPRVLATDAAGNAIEIDAEFVVGADGSRSVARAAVTGSSTGGYFREYPFAWFGILTEAPPSAPELIYSNSPHGFALISQRSATVQRMYLQCDPELDPNSMSERQIWDALQASVDGHDLLEGPIFQRDVLRFRSFVAHQLLRGRVALIGDAAHTVPPTGAKGMNLAVADVVLLNKALQALLLEDDSRLLEAFPEQALQRIWKAQHFSWWMTSMLHVAPDASDFDRLRQLGELRTVVESESGRRYLAEAYTGWPLAGR from the coding sequence ATGACCGATTCCGTCCGCACCCGCGTCGCGATCATCGGCGCCGGCCCGGCTGGCCTGCTGCTTTCGCACCTGCTGGCGAACGCCGGCATCGACTCGATCGTCCTCGACTCACGCTCGCGCGAGGAGATCGAGACCACGATCCGCGCCGGCATCCTCGAGCAGGGCACGGTCGAGATCCTCGACGAGTCGGGCGCGTCGGATCGCGTCCGCACGGCCGGCCATCGTCACGACGGCATCGAGCTGCGCTTCGCCGGCGAGGGCCACCGCATCGATTTCGCCGCACTCGTCGGCCGTGGCGTGTGGCTCTACCCCCAGCACGAGGTGCTCAAGGACCTGATCGCCACGCGCCTCGCGGCCGGCCAGGACCTGCGCTTCGGAGTCACTGCGGACCACGTCGAGGGCGTCGAGACCGACCGGCCGCGTGTGCTGGCGACGGATGCCGCGGGCAACGCCATCGAGATCGACGCGGAGTTCGTGGTGGGCGCCGACGGCTCGCGCAGCGTCGCCCGTGCGGCAGTGACCGGGTCATCGACCGGTGGCTATTTCCGCGAGTATCCGTTCGCGTGGTTCGGGATCCTCACCGAGGCCCCGCCGAGCGCACCCGAGCTCATCTACAGCAACTCGCCGCACGGGTTCGCCCTGATCAGCCAGCGCAGCGCGACCGTGCAGCGGATGTACCTGCAGTGCGACCCCGAACTCGACCCGAACTCGATGAGCGAGCGGCAGATCTGGGACGCGCTGCAGGCCAGCGTGGACGGACACGACCTCCTCGAGGGTCCGATCTTCCAGCGTGACGTGCTGCGATTCCGCAGCTTCGTTGCCCATCAGCTGCTGCGCGGGCGCGTGGCGCTCATCGGCGATGCGGCGCACACGGTTCCGCCGACCGGCGCCAAGGGCATGAACCTCGCGGTGGCGGACGTCGTCCTGCTGAACAAGGCGCTGCAGGCGCTGCTGCTCGAGGACGACTCGCGGCTCCTCGAGGCCTTCCCCGAACAGGCGTTGCAGCGCATCTGGAAGGCGCAGCACTTCTCCTGGTGGATGACGAGCATGCTGCACGTCGCCCCTGATGCCTCGGACTTCGACCGCCTCCGACAGCTCGGCGAGCTGCGCACGGTCGTCGAGTCGGAATCGGGTCGTCGGTATCTCGCCGAGGCGTACACCGGCTGGCCGCTGGCGGGCCGCTGA
- the pcaC gene encoding 4-carboxymuconolactone decarboxylase translates to MRPAGEGLSDQERYDQGMGVRREVLSGEHVDRSTAAANELTAEWQDFITRVAWGDVWSRPGLDRRSRSIAVLSSLIAHGHHEELAMHLRAARRNGLTLAEIKEVILQSAIYSGVPAANTAYRIASEVFADEL, encoded by the coding sequence ATGAGACCCGCCGGTGAAGGGCTCTCCGACCAGGAGCGCTACGACCAGGGCATGGGTGTGCGCCGCGAGGTCCTCTCCGGCGAGCATGTCGATCGCTCGACGGCCGCCGCGAACGAGCTGACCGCCGAGTGGCAGGACTTCATCACCCGGGTCGCGTGGGGTGACGTGTGGTCGCGGCCGGGCCTGGACCGCCGCTCGCGGTCGATCGCCGTGCTGAGCTCGCTCATCGCGCACGGGCATCACGAGGAGCTGGCGATGCACTTGCGGGCCGCCCGCCGCAACGGGCTGACGCTCGCCGAGATCAAGGAAGTCATCCTGCAGAGCGCGATCTACTCCGGCGTTCCTGCGGCCAACACGGCGTATCGGATCGCGAGCGAGGTCTTCGCCGACGAGCTGTGA
- a CDS encoding alpha/beta fold hydrolase, whose amino-acid sequence MTVPTVSFTAPVGPADAPLVILGPSLGTSTILWDDVIPLLATDYRVVAWDLPGHGSSAAASDSFTVDELADAVAEGAESLGSGAPVFYAGVSLGGAVGLALALRHPALVRRAAIVASGAQLGDAAGWQERAAQVRAQSTSSVIMGSAQRWFAPDSIARRPELSGRLLHALQDTDDESYALCCQALAAYDVRDALNGIRMPILAVWGEHDGVAPEAKSAEIADGVCNGALVRIDDAAHLPPAEQPEAVAAVLRDFFREAS is encoded by the coding sequence GTGACCGTTCCCACCGTCTCCTTCACCGCGCCCGTCGGTCCGGCCGACGCCCCGCTCGTGATCCTCGGTCCGTCGCTGGGCACATCGACGATCCTCTGGGACGACGTCATCCCGCTGCTCGCGACCGACTACCGCGTCGTGGCGTGGGACCTGCCGGGGCACGGATCCTCAGCCGCGGCATCCGATTCCTTCACCGTCGACGAGCTGGCGGATGCCGTCGCCGAGGGCGCCGAGTCACTCGGTTCCGGCGCGCCGGTCTTCTACGCCGGCGTCTCGCTCGGCGGTGCCGTCGGGCTGGCGCTGGCGCTGCGGCATCCGGCGCTGGTGCGCCGCGCCGCGATCGTCGCATCAGGAGCCCAGCTCGGTGACGCCGCGGGGTGGCAGGAGCGCGCGGCGCAGGTGCGCGCGCAGTCGACCTCGAGCGTGATCATGGGCTCGGCGCAGCGCTGGTTCGCGCCGGATTCGATCGCGCGGCGTCCGGAGCTGTCCGGCCGGCTGCTGCACGCCCTGCAGGACACCGACGACGAGAGCTACGCCCTCTGCTGCCAAGCGCTCGCGGCGTACGACGTGCGCGACGCGCTGAACGGCATCCGGATGCCGATTCTCGCGGTGTGGGGCGAGCACGACGGCGTGGCCCCCGAGGCGAAGTCCGCGGAGATCGCAGACGGCGTGTGCAACGGCGCCCTGGTGCGGATAGACGACGCGGCGCACCTTCCGCCCGCAGAGCAGCCCGAGGCCGTCGCCGCGGTGCTGCGCGACTTCTTTCGGGAGGCATCATGA
- a CDS encoding lyase family protein yields MPSDPSPAESFAAPAHDGATTPVGDVGLLSPVSIGAGDAASDRVVLAHLIEAELALTRALVASGAAPRSAGAAVDAVRLAPPAIDLAQLARDSVAGGNPVIPLIPLIKARVAEEDRDAVAWVHVGATSQDILDSALMTLGRDASAAVSESLSRTTAALRLLAGAHRDDPAAARTLTQHGVPTTLGLKVANWVRAVDRARLRLAETAARLPAQLGGAGGTLAAFVERFGAAAAAGLPARYADELGLQAPDAPWHTDRWPVTELGDALAAVVAAVGMFGSDVASMARTEVAEAAVAEGGGSSAMPQKQNPVDAVLLRSAALRAPGLAAQLHLAAGLAVDERPDGAWHAEWPALQELLRLALGASARAAHLAAGLSLDAGRARTNLDLTNGLIVSERLGIVLVPLIGKARFDSLISDAAAGGDLAVLVRALPETAALDVAALVDPAHYLGLAPALVDAALRHASSPTDPLEEGIRP; encoded by the coding sequence TTGCCTTCTGACCCATCGCCCGCCGAGTCGTTCGCGGCGCCCGCACACGACGGCGCGACGACCCCGGTGGGCGACGTCGGACTGCTGTCGCCGGTGTCGATCGGGGCGGGGGATGCGGCATCCGATCGTGTCGTCCTGGCACACCTGATCGAGGCCGAACTCGCCCTCACCCGCGCGCTCGTCGCTTCGGGGGCGGCACCGCGTTCGGCGGGCGCGGCCGTGGACGCGGTGCGGCTGGCACCGCCCGCCATCGACCTGGCCCAGCTGGCCCGGGATTCCGTGGCCGGCGGCAACCCCGTCATCCCGCTGATCCCGCTGATCAAGGCGCGCGTCGCTGAGGAGGATCGGGATGCCGTGGCCTGGGTGCACGTCGGCGCGACGAGCCAGGACATCCTCGATTCCGCGCTGATGACCCTCGGACGCGACGCGTCCGCCGCCGTCTCCGAGAGCCTCTCCCGCACGACCGCCGCGCTCCGGCTCCTCGCGGGCGCGCACCGCGACGACCCTGCGGCAGCCCGCACGCTCACCCAGCACGGCGTGCCGACGACACTCGGGCTCAAGGTCGCGAACTGGGTGCGGGCGGTGGACCGTGCGCGCCTCCGCCTCGCCGAGACCGCCGCGCGCCTGCCCGCTCAGCTGGGCGGGGCGGGTGGCACCCTCGCCGCCTTCGTCGAGCGGTTCGGCGCCGCAGCGGCCGCAGGCCTCCCGGCGCGGTATGCCGATGAGCTCGGACTTCAGGCGCCCGATGCCCCTTGGCACACCGACCGCTGGCCGGTCACCGAACTCGGCGATGCGCTGGCCGCCGTGGTGGCCGCGGTCGGGATGTTCGGCTCGGACGTCGCGAGCATGGCCCGCACCGAGGTGGCCGAGGCCGCCGTCGCCGAGGGTGGCGGCTCATCCGCGATGCCGCAGAAGCAGAACCCGGTGGATGCCGTCCTGCTGCGGTCCGCGGCGCTGCGCGCCCCAGGCCTCGCGGCCCAGCTGCACCTGGCCGCCGGACTCGCCGTGGATGAACGCCCGGACGGTGCATGGCACGCCGAATGGCCCGCGCTGCAGGAACTGCTGCGACTGGCTCTCGGCGCCTCCGCCCGGGCGGCGCATCTGGCCGCGGGCCTGTCTCTCGACGCCGGCCGCGCCCGCACCAACCTCGACCTCACGAACGGACTCATCGTGAGCGAGCGACTGGGGATCGTGCTCGTGCCACTGATCGGCAAGGCACGGTTCGACTCTCTGATCTCGGATGCCGCGGCCGGCGGCGACCTCGCCGTCCTTGTGCGAGCACTGCCCGAGACAGCCGCGCTCGATGTCGCCGCGCTCGTGGACCCCGCGCACTACCTCGGCCTGGCGCCCGCGCTCGTGGACGCCGCGCTGCGGCACGCATCTTCGCCCACCGACCCCCTCGAGGAGGGCATCCGCCCGTGA
- the pcaG gene encoding protocatechuate 3,4-dioxygenase subunit alpha produces the protein MPAPTQPKTHKATPGQTIGPFFAFGLDYDKKHEVAFPHSAGAIVLGGRLYDGDGAPIPDAIVEIFGADSDGTVPRGRGSRRRDDHTFTGFGRSATTDEGGFEFWTRNPGAIDGKAPFFAVVVFARGMPDKLHTRIYLPENPELLDADPLLSSLRPEERATLIATRTPEGYLRHDIRLQGEKETVFLAF, from the coding sequence ATGCCCGCACCCACCCAGCCCAAGACCCACAAGGCCACACCGGGCCAGACGATCGGACCGTTCTTCGCGTTCGGCCTCGACTACGACAAGAAGCACGAAGTCGCCTTCCCGCACAGCGCCGGCGCGATCGTGCTGGGCGGCAGGCTGTACGACGGAGACGGCGCGCCGATCCCCGACGCGATCGTGGAGATCTTCGGGGCCGACTCGGACGGCACCGTTCCCCGAGGCCGCGGCTCCCGTCGCCGCGACGACCACACGTTCACGGGATTCGGGCGCTCCGCGACCACGGACGAGGGCGGATTCGAGTTCTGGACGCGCAACCCCGGCGCGATCGACGGCAAGGCGCCCTTCTTCGCGGTCGTCGTGTTCGCTCGTGGGATGCCGGACAAGCTGCACACGCGCATCTATCTGCCCGAGAACCCCGAGCTGCTCGATGCCGACCCGCTGCTGTCCTCGCTCAGGCCGGAGGAGCGCGCTACGCTCATCGCAACGCGCACCCCGGAGGGGTACCTGCGGCACGACATCCGGCTGCAGGGCGAGAAGGAGACCGTCTTCCTTGCCTTCTGA
- the pcaH gene encoding protocatechuate 3,4-dioxygenase subunit beta has translation MTTTRPDPTGEAFSSSVIIEPTAAAPESLLASADMPSQREINKEIDELHADYARRDESGEELRATLHDFPPYRSSLLRHPTKNLKLVDPETIELYSPAYGQRDVAAIEADLTLQHRGEPQGERITVEGRLLDSWGRPLRNQLVEIWQANAAGRYIHQRDQHPAPLDPYFTGAGRIVTNDNGEWKFTTIKPGPYPWKNHVNAWRPAHIHFSVFGSAFTQRIITQMYFPGDPLFALDPIYNTIPRQADRDRLVGDYDHDLTVPEFSMGYRWDIVVDGPDATWFEPEGEH, from the coding sequence ATGACCACCACCCGTCCGGACCCGACTGGCGAGGCATTCTCGTCCTCGGTGATCATCGAACCGACCGCGGCGGCGCCCGAGTCGCTGCTCGCGTCAGCCGACATGCCGTCGCAGCGCGAGATCAACAAAGAGATCGACGAGCTGCACGCCGACTACGCGCGCCGCGACGAATCCGGCGAGGAACTGCGGGCCACCCTGCACGACTTCCCGCCGTATCGCTCCAGCCTGCTGCGCCACCCCACCAAGAACCTCAAGCTCGTCGATCCCGAGACGATCGAGCTGTACTCGCCGGCCTACGGGCAGCGCGATGTCGCGGCCATCGAGGCCGATCTGACGCTGCAGCACCGCGGGGAGCCCCAGGGCGAGCGCATCACCGTCGAGGGGCGCCTGCTGGACTCGTGGGGCCGTCCGCTGCGCAACCAGCTCGTCGAGATCTGGCAGGCCAACGCGGCCGGCCGTTACATCCACCAGCGGGACCAGCATCCCGCCCCGCTCGATCCGTACTTCACCGGTGCCGGGCGCATCGTGACGAACGACAACGGCGAGTGGAAGTTCACGACGATCAAGCCGGGCCCGTACCCGTGGAAGAACCACGTCAACGCGTGGCGCCCCGCGCACATCCACTTCTCGGTCTTCGGCAGCGCGTTCACGCAGCGGATCATCACGCAGATGTACTTCCCCGGCGACCCGCTGTTCGCCCTGGACCCCATCTACAACACCATTCCGCGCCAGGCGGACCGCGATCGCCTCGTCGGCGACTACGACCACGACCTCACCGTCCCCGAATTCTCGATGGGCTACCGGTGGGACATCGTCGTCGACGGCCCGGACGCCACCTGGTTCGAACCCGAGGGAGAGCACTGA